In Thermodesulfobacteriota bacterium, the sequence AGGGTCTCCCGGTCCATGAGGCGGGGGCGGTAGACCACGTGGTTGGTGTCGTAGAGGGACCAGTCCGTTTCCACGAGGCGCCCTTCCGCCTTCATCTGCTCGTAGAAGGGCGTGCCGGGGTAGGGGGTGAGCAGCGAGTAGTAGAACCCGTCCAGGCGCGCCCGGTCCACGAACTCGACCACCTCCGGGAAGGTCGTCTCGTCGTCGTGGTCGAAGCCGAAGATGAAGTTGCCCGCGAGGCCGATGCCGTGGGCGTGGATGCGCCGGATCTTCTCCAGGTACTCCTGGGTGCGGTTCACCCCCTTGCCCACGTCCTGGATATTCTTCTGGGAGAGGGTCTCGAACCCCACCGCGAGCCCCATGCAGCCCGACTCCCGCAGCAGGTTCAGGATCTCCTCGTCGTCGGCCACGTTGGTCGACGCCTGCCCCACCCACTTCAGGTTGAACGTGGAGACCATGCGCAGAAGTTCGCGGGCGTACCGGCGGTCGCCCACGATATTGTCGTCCGTGAAGAAGACGACGTCGTGGAAGACGTGGCGTTTCTTCCCCTTCTCCAGCCGGCGGATCCCAACCGCCTCGAGCTCCGCCTCCACCTCGGCCACGGGCCGGTGGCGCAGCTTTCCCCCCAGCACGCTTGTCACCGCGCAAAAGGAGCAGCGGTGGGGGCAGCCCCGAGTGGTCTGGACGAAGGAGACGTTA encodes:
- a CDS encoding radical SAM protein produces the protein MHRPSASEPFRVLLVSPIDKAILGEDFYFRFPHLSLPTLAAYTPAGVDVEIVDEKFQPVPVDGRYDLVGITAMTPLAPRAYRIADGFRARGVPVVMGGYHPTVLPDEAQAHADAVCIGEAETVWPIIVADAMVGRLQERYRAPAFPCLEGLPPARRDLVHIPKAKRFEHINVSFVQTTRGCPHRCSFCAVTSVLGGKLRHRPVAEVEAELEAVGIRRLEKGKKRHVFHDVVFFTDDNIVGDRRYARELLRMVSTFNLKWVGQASTNVADDEEILNLLRESGCMGLAVGFETLSQKNIQDVGKGVNRTQEYLEKIRRIHAHGIGLAGNFIFGFDHDDETTFPEVVEFVDRARLDGFYYSLLTPYPGTPFYEQMKAEGRLVETDWSLYDTNHVVYRPRLMDRETL